In the genome of Flavobacterium panacagri, one region contains:
- a CDS encoding DEAD/DEAH box helicase has product MSQNTLEIQREDKKELYAYQKGDIDAIFDRLDNAPPKHHLLYQLPTGGGKTVIFSEIVRRYLSHNDKKVVVLTHRIELCKQTSKMLTGFGVTNKIINSKVKELPDQNDFSCFVAMVETLKNRINDEKLHLDNIGLVIIDEAHYNSFRKLLNSFKNAFILGVTATPLSSNIKLPMHQSYNELIVGDTIGSLIDKGFLAKATTYSYDVGLTSLKVGINGDYTVKSSDDLYTNTLMQEKLLHAYTERSLGKKTLIFNNGIHTSLYVYETFREAGYDIRHLDNTSSSEERKDILQWFKKTPDAILTSVGILTTGFDEPTVETIILNRATKSLTLYFQMIGRGSRKLPGKDEFTVIDLGNNAARFGLWSDPVNWQHIFKSPEFYLENLRDDQEIEMFFKYSMPAELRAKFSKTADVSFDVDEEHKLIIKQNLRSKVVLDKSLDQHAGMCVDNTETLQEAKMLAKELDDDIEDRIKRYSKCLSQCSKNYREWLVDDYKQRLTLLIGKKYREKIMNEPD; this is encoded by the coding sequence ATGTCTCAAAACACATTAGAAATACAAAGAGAAGATAAAAAAGAACTTTACGCATACCAAAAAGGCGATATTGATGCTATTTTTGATCGTTTAGACAATGCTCCTCCGAAACATCATTTACTGTATCAGCTTCCAACAGGAGGAGGAAAAACAGTAATATTTTCTGAAATCGTTCGCCGCTATCTGTCACACAATGATAAAAAAGTGGTGGTTTTAACGCATCGTATCGAATTATGTAAACAGACTTCAAAAATGTTGACTGGTTTTGGCGTTACAAACAAAATAATCAATAGTAAAGTAAAAGAACTGCCAGACCAAAATGATTTTTCTTGTTTTGTGGCGATGGTCGAAACTTTGAAAAACCGTATTAATGATGAAAAACTTCATTTAGACAATATCGGTTTGGTTATTATTGATGAGGCGCATTACAATTCCTTTAGAAAATTATTAAACTCATTCAAAAATGCTTTTATTCTTGGGGTAACTGCAACACCTTTGAGCTCTAATATAAAGCTGCCAATGCACCAAAGCTACAATGAACTTATTGTAGGAGACACTATTGGATCATTGATTGATAAAGGATTTTTGGCAAAAGCAACAACGTATAGTTATGACGTTGGATTAACTTCATTAAAGGTTGGGATCAACGGTGATTATACAGTAAAATCATCTGATGATTTGTATACCAATACTTTAATGCAGGAAAAATTGCTTCATGCTTATACTGAACGATCTTTAGGTAAGAAAACGTTGATTTTCAACAACGGTATCCATACTTCTTTATACGTTTATGAAACCTTTAGAGAAGCAGGTTACGATATTCGACACCTTGATAATACAAGTAGTTCTGAAGAACGTAAAGATATATTACAATGGTTTAAAAAGACTCCTGACGCAATTTTGACTTCTGTCGGAATTTTGACAACTGGTTTTGATGAACCTACAGTAGAAACCATCATCTTAAATAGAGCAACAAAATCGTTGACTTTATATTTCCAAATGATCGGTCGTGGTTCTCGTAAATTACCTGGAAAAGATGAATTTACAGTAATCGATTTAGGAAACAATGCTGCACGTTTTGGTTTATGGAGCGATCCTGTAAACTGGCAGCATATTTTTAAATCGCCGGAGTTTTATTTGGAAAACCTTCGTGATGACCAAGAAATTGAGATGTTTTTCAAATACAGCATGCCAGCTGAGTTACGTGCTAAATTCAGCAAAACGGCCGATGTGAGTTTTGATGTTGATGAAGAGCACAAATTAATCATCAAGCAAAATCTTCGTTCTAAAGTTGTTTTAGATAAATCTTTAGACCAGCATGCCGGAATGTGCGTTGATAACACAGAAACACTTCAGGAAGCTAAAATGCTGGCAAAAGAACTGGATGATGATATTGAAGATCGTATCAAACGTTATTCAAAATGTTTAAGCCAATGCAGTAAAAACTACCGTGAATGGCTGGTTGATGATTACAAACAAAGATTAACTTTATTAATTGGTAAAAAGTATCGTGAGAAAATCATGAATGAGCCAGATTGA
- a CDS encoding glyoxalase, with product MEDRDTFLKEFRGETLGTVSAQSSADEIFQNQTIRPILKLQNDLFIAVFINYVNKNKPDFYSYSVEKKLQTIENSIQKDIKFRNSLKGIVMALFTVDEYNTYIQNSSDLNKRMMNLLIDRLKNQVQLFEVESDSK from the coding sequence ATGGAAGATAGAGACACTTTTTTAAAAGAATTCAGAGGCGAAACTTTAGGAACCGTAAGTGCTCAATCTTCTGCAGATGAGATCTTTCAAAATCAGACGATAAGGCCTATTTTAAAATTGCAGAATGATTTATTTATAGCCGTTTTTATTAATTACGTAAACAAAAATAAACCTGATTTTTATTCGTATTCGGTCGAAAAGAAATTGCAGACAATTGAAAATTCTATTCAAAAAGATATCAAATTCAGAAATTCATTAAAAGGAATCGTTATGGCGCTCTTTACAGTTGATGAATACAATACCTATATTCAGAATTCTTCTGACTTAAATAAGCGAATGATGAATTTACTAATTGACCGATTGAAAAATCAGGTGCAGTTGTTTGAAGTGGAATCGGATTCGAAGTAA
- a CDS encoding DUF885 domain-containing protein has product MKKICVSFFTVLLLASCAKNAKSAEDKDLNKKFDSYKDYFVSSLWKIYPGWASGVGFHKYDSILIIPDAKEDQKQLDFAKAQLDSLKSYNIDNLSNNNKTDFHMIKNQLDGIIFSIKELKSSEWNPSEYNVCGSFAEILNGNYDSLEIRLRAFNTKMNEIPAYYEAAKKNIKNPTVEHTELAIAQNIGGSSVFQDDLKKALEKSKLSETEKKEILEKATVSVKAITDYAEWLKKLPNKTPRSFRLGTELYAKKFDCDIQSGYSVDEIYKIAIDHKKDLHEKMFVLADKLWTKYKGNAVKPTDKLELIKQVIDEISLKHTTPEKFQSEIEKQIPELTAYVKAKDLLYIDPSKPLVVRKEPAYMAGVAGASISAPGPYDKNANTYYNVGSMAGWTKQNAESYLREYNDYILQILNIHEAIPGHYTQLVYSNQSPSIIKSILGNGAMIEGWAVYAEKMMLESGYKNSDEMWLMYYKWNLRTTCNTILDISVHTQNMSKEDAIKLLTKEAFQQQAEADGKWKRVTLSQVQLCSYFTGYTEIYNLREELKKKEGDKFNLKKFHEKFLSFGSAPVKYIKELMLSEE; this is encoded by the coding sequence ATGAAAAAAATTTGCGTGTCCTTCTTTACCGTTTTGCTTTTAGCCTCTTGTGCAAAAAATGCAAAATCTGCTGAGGACAAAGATTTAAATAAAAAATTTGACAGTTACAAAGATTATTTTGTTTCTTCCTTATGGAAAATTTATCCAGGCTGGGCTTCAGGCGTTGGATTTCATAAGTATGACAGTATTTTAATTATTCCTGATGCAAAAGAAGATCAAAAACAATTGGATTTTGCAAAAGCCCAATTAGATTCTTTAAAATCTTATAACATCGATAATCTTTCTAACAACAATAAGACAGATTTTCATATGATTAAGAACCAATTAGATGGTATTATTTTTAGTATTAAAGAATTAAAATCGTCTGAATGGAATCCATCAGAATATAATGTTTGCGGTTCTTTTGCTGAAATTTTGAATGGAAATTACGATAGTCTGGAAATTCGTTTAAGAGCCTTCAATACGAAAATGAATGAAATTCCTGCTTACTATGAAGCTGCCAAGAAAAATATTAAAAATCCTACTGTAGAACATACAGAACTTGCTATTGCACAAAATATTGGGGGATCTTCAGTTTTTCAGGATGATCTTAAAAAGGCTTTAGAGAAAAGTAAATTGTCCGAGACAGAAAAGAAAGAAATTTTGGAGAAAGCCACTGTTTCTGTAAAAGCAATTACCGATTACGCAGAATGGTTAAAGAAACTGCCAAATAAAACACCTCGCTCTTTTAGATTAGGAACTGAATTATATGCCAAAAAATTTGACTGCGACATTCAATCAGGTTATTCTGTAGATGAAATCTATAAAATTGCCATAGATCATAAGAAAGATCTTCATGAAAAAATGTTTGTTTTAGCAGATAAACTTTGGACCAAATACAAAGGAAATGCTGTAAAACCAACTGATAAACTGGAATTAATCAAACAAGTAATTGATGAAATTTCTTTAAAACACACCACACCAGAAAAATTCCAATCTGAAATTGAAAAACAAATTCCGGAGTTAACGGCTTATGTAAAAGCAAAAGATTTATTATACATTGATCCTTCAAAACCATTGGTAGTACGCAAAGAACCAGCATATATGGCAGGAGTTGCAGGAGCTTCAATTTCTGCTCCCGGTCCGTATGATAAAAATGCTAATACGTATTACAATGTTGGAAGTATGGCTGGATGGACAAAGCAAAATGCAGAAAGTTATTTGAGAGAATACAACGATTATATTTTGCAAATCTTAAATATTCACGAAGCAATACCAGGGCATTACACACAATTGGTTTACAGTAATCAATCGCCAAGTATTATAAAATCTATTTTAGGAAACGGAGCCATGATCGAAGGCTGGGCAGTTTATGCTGAAAAAATGATGCTGGAAAGCGGTTATAAGAACTCTGATGAAATGTGGTTGATGTATTACAAATGGAACTTAAGAACAACTTGTAACACGATCTTAGATATTAGCGTACACACTCAAAACATGTCTAAAGAAGATGCGATTAAACTTCTTACTAAAGAAGCTTTTCAACAGCAAGCGGAAGCAGATGGAAAATGGAAACGTGTTACTCTATCCCAAGTTCAATTATGCTCTTATTTTACAGGTTATACAGAAATTTATAATCTAAGAGAAGAACTTAAGAAAAAAGAAGGAGACAAGTTCAACTTGAAAAAATTCCACGAGAAATTCCTAAGTTTTGGAAGCGCTCCAGTAAAATACATTAAAGAATTAATGCTTTCTGAAGAATAA
- a CDS encoding alpha-ketoacid dehydrogenase subunit alpha/beta — translation MIFYRQNLTDLQLLDLYKKILKPRLIEEKMLILIRQGKVSKWFSGIGQEAIAVGVTAVLDKSEYILPMHRNLGVFTTREIPLHRLFLQWQGKANGFTKGRDRSFHFGTQEYNIIGMISHLGPQLGIADGIALANKLQDNKKITAVFTGEGATSEGDFHEALNIAAVWRLPVMFIVENNGYGLSTPTNEQYACENLADKGIGYGIESWIIDGNNIVEIYNKLSQLKQEMQENPRPILLEFKTFRMRGHEEASGTKYVPQELMNQWEQKDPVSNYRKYLIEIGVLTTELDDQFHAEIKQEIDENWTKANAEPEIEPTYSGELDDVYKEFQYEEYSPNPESENIRFIDAIRNSLEQSMWRHKNLVIMGQDIAEYGGAFKITDNFVDVFGKDRIRNTPICESAVVSAAMGLSINNYKAIVEMQFADFVSTGFNPIVNLLAKSHYRWGEKADVVVRMPCGGGTQAGPFHSQTNEAWFTKTPGLKVVYPAFPYDAKGLLNTSINDPNPVLFFEHKLLYRSIYQEVPKDYYTIPFGKAALIKEGNAVTIITFGAPVHWALETLANNPEIDADLIDLRTLQPLDVETIFASVKKTGKAIIYQEDTLFGGIASDISALIMENCFEYLDAPIKRVASLDSPIPFTKALEDQFLPRNRFETTLKELLDY, via the coding sequence ATGATTTTTTACCGACAAAACCTTACTGACCTTCAATTATTAGATTTATATAAAAAAATATTAAAACCTCGATTAATCGAAGAAAAGATGCTCATCTTGATTCGTCAAGGTAAAGTTTCTAAATGGTTTTCAGGGATCGGGCAGGAGGCAATTGCCGTTGGTGTTACGGCTGTATTGGATAAATCCGAATACATACTTCCGATGCACCGAAATCTAGGTGTTTTTACAACACGAGAAATTCCGCTGCATCGTTTGTTTTTACAATGGCAGGGAAAAGCAAACGGTTTTACAAAAGGCCGTGACAGAAGTTTTCACTTTGGAACTCAGGAATACAACATTATTGGAATGATTTCGCATTTGGGGCCACAGCTAGGAATTGCTGATGGGATCGCATTAGCCAATAAACTCCAAGACAACAAAAAAATTACAGCTGTTTTTACAGGAGAAGGAGCAACAAGTGAAGGCGATTTTCATGAAGCATTAAATATCGCAGCGGTCTGGAGACTTCCTGTGATGTTTATTGTCGAAAATAACGGCTATGGACTTTCAACACCAACAAATGAACAATATGCCTGTGAAAATCTTGCAGATAAAGGAATTGGTTACGGAATAGAAAGCTGGATTATAGATGGAAATAATATCGTTGAAATTTACAATAAACTGTCTCAACTAAAGCAAGAAATGCAGGAGAATCCGCGACCGATTTTATTGGAATTTAAAACTTTCAGAATGCGCGGACACGAAGAGGCGAGTGGTACAAAATACGTTCCTCAAGAACTAATGAATCAATGGGAGCAGAAAGATCCTGTTAGTAATTACAGAAAATATCTAATAGAAATCGGCGTACTTACAACAGAACTTGATGATCAATTTCATGCTGAAATCAAACAGGAAATCGATGAAAACTGGACAAAGGCAAATGCAGAACCCGAAATTGAGCCAACTTACAGCGGAGAATTAGATGATGTTTATAAAGAGTTTCAATATGAGGAATATAGTCCTAATCCTGAATCTGAAAATATTCGTTTTATAGATGCTATCCGAAATAGTTTAGAACAGTCTATGTGGCGTCATAAAAACCTTGTCATTATGGGGCAGGATATTGCGGAATATGGTGGAGCTTTTAAAATCACAGATAATTTTGTTGACGTTTTTGGAAAAGATAGAATACGAAATACACCAATCTGTGAAAGCGCTGTTGTTTCTGCAGCAATGGGATTATCTATAAATAATTATAAAGCAATCGTAGAAATGCAATTTGCAGATTTTGTATCTACAGGATTTAATCCGATCGTAAATTTATTAGCAAAATCACATTATCGCTGGGGCGAAAAAGCAGATGTTGTTGTTCGTATGCCTTGCGGAGGTGGCACTCAAGCCGGACCATTTCATTCACAGACCAACGAAGCTTGGTTTACTAAAACACCAGGTTTAAAAGTAGTTTATCCAGCTTTTCCCTATGATGCTAAAGGACTTTTAAACACTTCGATAAATGATCCGAATCCGGTATTATTTTTCGAACATAAATTATTGTATCGCAGTATTTATCAAGAAGTCCCAAAAGATTATTATACGATTCCTTTTGGCAAAGCTGCTTTGATAAAAGAAGGAAATGCGGTCACCATTATAACTTTTGGAGCTCCAGTTCACTGGGCTTTAGAAACGTTAGCAAATAATCCAGAGATTGATGCGGATTTAATCGATTTAAGAACTTTACAACCATTAGATGTCGAAACCATTTTTGCTTCAGTAAAAAAGACTGGAAAAGCTATAATCTATCAAGAAGACACTCTTTTTGGCGGAATTGCAAGTGATATTTCGGCATTGATTATGGAAAACTGTTTTGAATACCTTGATGCTCCTATAAAAAGAGTAGCGAGTTTAGATTCGCCAATTCCATTTACAAAAGCTTTAGAAGATCAGTTTCTGCCAAGAAATAGATTCGAAACAACTTTAAAAGAATTATTAGATTATTAA
- a CDS encoding Crp/Fnr family transcriptional regulator, translated as MFSQFRDKFALSEEKWNEYISYFNRLEVPAKTTLLEEGEISKKLFVIEKGCIRVWFNHNGKDLTSQFFFENQSVASIESFMKKFPSPVFVETIESSILWWIHKNDVDTIIEEIKEIPELRDRLIDMLFQRTFDYMKHFFSFIKDSPAQRYLSLIEEKPQIVQRVPQHYIASYLGVSTVHLSRIKSKLLNEK; from the coding sequence ATGTTCAGTCAATTCAGAGATAAATTCGCTTTATCAGAAGAAAAATGGAACGAGTACATCAGTTATTTCAACCGTCTTGAAGTTCCTGCGAAAACAACGCTTCTAGAAGAAGGAGAAATTTCTAAAAAACTTTTTGTCATTGAAAAAGGCTGTATTCGGGTTTGGTTTAATCATAACGGAAAAGACTTAACTTCTCAATTCTTTTTTGAAAATCAAAGTGTGGCTTCGATTGAAAGTTTTATGAAGAAATTTCCAAGTCCTGTTTTTGTGGAAACAATTGAATCATCTATTTTATGGTGGATTCATAAAAACGATGTGGATACAATCATAGAAGAAATCAAAGAAATTCCAGAACTAAGAGACCGATTAATCGATATGCTTTTTCAAAGAACATTTGATTACATGAAACACTTTTTTTCTTTCATAAAAGATTCTCCTGCCCAACGTTATCTAAGTTTAATTGAAGAAAAACCTCAGATTGTTCAAAGAGTTCCGCAGCATTATATTGCTTCTTATTTGGGTGTGAGTACTGTACATTTAAGCAGAATAAAAAGTAAACTCCTGAACGAAAAATAA
- a CDS encoding DUF6155 family protein — MSKRDLKKYLGELTKEQLEEQLIELYEKFAPVKTYYDFVFNPKEDKLLQEAKVKISHEYFPIKKPGAKWRPKAKMRRSVAQKLIKHFMTLGVDSFVLADIMLYNIEIAQTYSSQNFIKQELFYKSIFNSFEQAVNFIVANGIFNDFKLRINGILEETVNQKWKNKYDFEAILEKIDY; from the coding sequence ATGAGTAAAAGAGATTTAAAAAAATATTTAGGAGAATTAACTAAGGAACAATTAGAAGAACAACTAATTGAATTATATGAAAAATTTGCTCCTGTAAAAACCTATTATGATTTTGTTTTCAATCCGAAGGAAGACAAATTACTTCAAGAAGCAAAAGTCAAAATCTCGCACGAATATTTCCCGATTAAAAAACCAGGAGCAAAATGGCGCCCAAAAGCCAAAATGCGAAGATCGGTTGCTCAGAAATTGATCAAACATTTTATGACGCTTGGAGTCGATTCTTTTGTTTTGGCTGATATTATGTTGTACAATATCGAAATTGCCCAAACCTATTCTTCTCAAAATTTCATCAAGCAGGAATTATTCTACAAAAGTATCTTTAATTCTTTTGAACAAGCTGTTAATTTTATTGTTGCAAATGGAATTTTTAACGATTTTAAATTGCGAATTAATGGTATTTTGGAAGAAACTGTAAACCAAAAATGGAAAAATAAGTACGATTTTGAGGCAATTTTAGAGAAAATCGACTACTAA
- a CDS encoding mechanosensitive ion channel family protein, translating to MHKLLDKIFNFLYPVFRDWGMSRNVASYTSLIFNIAILIALAYIIYYAAKFILVTLTAVFAQRTKTKFDDYLIQNKTTRYTAYLIPFFFIYKAVPVILDKYEYWELIFGKIVGVYIVLLGLWIVRTVFNSLRDYLKQKPEYSDKPIDSFVQVIMIVLWIFGVAMIISTLFGIKKGELLTILGTLSAIIILIFRDTILGFVSSVQVAINDMVRIGDWITMDKFGADGDVIEINLTTVKVRNFDNTITTIPTYALSSDSFQNWRGMQKSDGRRIKRHVLIKSSTIRFLNDEDLQQLRKVQLITSYIDSRQTEIDRYNDLRGVDKTLSLNGRNMTNLGLFRKYIMQYLVNHPGLNKDMHIMCRQLQSTAHGVPLEIYVFSSDKRWANYEYIMADIFDHVMASVKYFDLEIFELPSTIGKFE from the coding sequence ATGCATAAGCTTTTGGATAAAATATTTAATTTTTTATACCCCGTTTTCAGAGATTGGGGAATGAGTCGTAATGTTGCGTCTTATACCAGTTTAATCTTTAATATTGCTATTTTAATAGCTCTGGCCTATATAATTTATTATGCGGCCAAATTTATATTAGTCACTTTGACGGCCGTTTTTGCACAGCGTACCAAAACAAAGTTTGACGATTATTTAATTCAAAACAAAACAACCAGATATACAGCTTATCTAATTCCGTTTTTCTTTATTTACAAAGCAGTTCCCGTCATTTTAGATAAATATGAATATTGGGAACTGATTTTTGGAAAAATTGTCGGTGTATATATCGTTTTGCTAGGATTATGGATTGTTCGAACTGTTTTTAATTCGCTGCGAGATTATTTAAAACAAAAACCAGAATACAGCGATAAACCAATTGACAGTTTCGTTCAGGTTATTATGATTGTGCTCTGGATTTTTGGAGTTGCGATGATTATTTCGACTTTATTCGGAATCAAAAAAGGTGAATTATTAACCATTCTTGGAACGCTTTCAGCTATTATCATCTTGATTTTTAGGGATACTATTTTAGGATTTGTTTCGAGTGTCCAGGTTGCCATAAACGATATGGTTCGTATTGGAGACTGGATTACAATGGATAAGTTTGGTGCCGATGGAGATGTTATCGAAATCAATTTGACAACAGTAAAAGTTCGAAATTTTGATAATACCATTACCACTATTCCAACTTACGCTTTAAGTTCAGATTCTTTTCAGAATTGGCGTGGCATGCAAAAATCTGATGGGAGACGTATTAAAAGACATGTCTTAATCAAAAGCAGTACCATTCGTTTTTTAAATGACGAAGATTTACAGCAATTAAGAAAAGTCCAGTTGATTACATCTTATATTGACAGCCGACAAACTGAAATTGATCGATACAATGATTTGAGAGGTGTTGATAAAACGCTTTCGCTGAATGGACGAAATATGACCAATTTAGGTTTGTTTCGAAAATATATCATGCAGTATTTAGTCAATCATCCGGGATTGAACAAAGACATGCATATCATGTGCAGGCAATTGCAGTCTACAGCGCACGGAGTTCCGTTAGAAATTTATGTTTTCTCAAGTGATAAACGGTGGGCAAACTACGAATATATCATGGCGGATATTTTCGATCACGTAATGGCTTCTGTAAAATATTTTGATTTGGAAATATTTGAACTTCCTTCTACAATAGGGAAATTTGAATAG
- a CDS encoding DUF3817 domain-containing protein — protein MLKIFKVTAILEGISYLVLFANMLIIKNNNPELYHTLLRPLGMTHGVLFIGYILLAFLLKKSMNWDLKTFAIILVASLIPFGTFYIEKKYLETKANA, from the coding sequence ATGCTCAAGATTTTCAAAGTTACCGCAATTTTAGAGGGAATCTCTTATTTAGTATTATTTGCTAATATGTTGATTATCAAAAATAATAATCCTGAACTTTATCATACATTATTACGTCCTTTAGGAATGACACATGGAGTGTTATTTATTGGCTATATCCTTCTGGCTTTTTTATTGAAAAAATCAATGAATTGGGATTTAAAAACTTTCGCCATTATTCTGGTTGCTTCACTTATTCCTTTTGGAACTTTTTATATTGAGAAAAAGTATTTAGAAACTAAAGCAAATGCATAA
- a CDS encoding quinone oxidoreductase family protein, with protein MKAVVVYRKGESPKYAEFEVPIPSNENEVLVSVKAVAITNLDKGIASGNHYSSEKDNQKGFIVGSDGVGVLENGTKVYARGISGTIAEKALVEKNRMVVLPTEIDDAIAAAIPNAVAGSAMALRFRAGIKPRETVLINGATGFTGQMAIQIAKHYGAKKVIVTGRNEKVFENLKELGADVTISLKQDDASFISELKEIHQETPIDIVIDYLWGHAAELIFSVLKGNGKFTNKTRYVSVGSMSGDIIQLSAQTLRSVDLQLSGSGLGSWKRDEVKLLFLEILPEMFLLASRNKLKVNIEKVNLIDIEEKWNAEVLDGKRLVVMI; from the coding sequence ATGAAAGCAGTAGTAGTTTATAGAAAAGGCGAATCGCCAAAATATGCAGAATTTGAAGTGCCAATTCCATCAAATGAAAATGAAGTTTTAGTTTCGGTAAAAGCCGTAGCGATTACTAATTTGGACAAAGGAATTGCCAGTGGCAATCATTATTCTTCTGAAAAAGATAACCAAAAAGGATTTATAGTTGGCAGTGACGGAGTTGGTGTTTTAGAAAACGGAACAAAAGTCTATGCACGTGGTATTTCCGGAACAATAGCCGAAAAAGCTTTGGTTGAGAAAAACAGAATGGTTGTTTTGCCAACTGAAATAGATGATGCAATAGCCGCGGCGATACCCAATGCAGTTGCAGGTTCTGCAATGGCACTTCGTTTTAGAGCTGGAATAAAACCAAGAGAAACTGTTTTGATAAATGGTGCAACGGGGTTCACAGGACAAATGGCGATTCAGATCGCAAAACATTATGGAGCCAAAAAAGTAATTGTGACAGGAAGAAACGAGAAAGTTTTTGAAAATCTTAAAGAATTAGGTGCTGATGTAACTATTTCATTAAAACAAGATGATGCTTCATTTATTTCTGAGTTGAAAGAAATTCATCAAGAAACGCCAATCGATATTGTGATTGATTATTTGTGGGGACATGCAGCTGAACTTATTTTTTCAGTTTTAAAAGGAAATGGAAAATTCACGAATAAAACCAGATATGTTTCTGTTGGCTCAATGTCTGGCGATATCATTCAATTATCGGCACAAACTCTTAGAAGTGTTGATTTACAGCTTTCAGGATCTGGTTTAGGAAGCTGGAAAAGAGATGAAGTGAAACTCTTATTTTTAGAAATACTTCCTGAAATGTTTCTTTTAGCTTCGCGAAATAAATTAAAAGTAAATATTGAAAAAGTAAATCTAATCGATATCGAAGAAAAGTGGAATGCAGAAGTTCTTGATGGAAAACGATTAGTTGTTATGATATAA
- a CDS encoding ankyrin repeat domain-containing protein: MNKILYFFFLIFIISCNIKDKERWDDEKEYWSPLMEAIYNNDSEEFTELINQNVDVNFIANGKNTRWALSALDVALFMNNDIAVEKLLNTDKIKNLNNYMILAASQNNARNVQLLINHGADPNKSLENGYSALMSASSFGSIEVVECLLKNDANPNLNRGIDNMTAIKYAEMNGDAAKVKLLIKYGAKK, encoded by the coding sequence ATGAATAAAATTTTATACTTTTTCTTTCTAATTTTTATTATCTCCTGCAACATAAAGGATAAGGAAAGATGGGATGATGAAAAAGAATATTGGTCTCCGCTTATGGAGGCTATTTATAACAACGATAGTGAAGAATTTACGGAATTAATAAATCAAAATGTCGATGTGAATTTTATAGCTAATGGTAAAAATACCCGTTGGGCTTTAAGCGCATTAGATGTTGCTTTGTTTATGAATAATGATATTGCGGTAGAAAAACTGTTGAATACCGATAAAATAAAAAATTTAAATAATTATATGATTCTGGCGGCCAGTCAAAATAATGCTAGAAACGTGCAATTATTGATTAATCATGGTGCAGATCCAAATAAATCATTAGAAAATGGATATAGTGCTTTAATGAGCGCGTCAAGCTTTGGTTCGATCGAAGTTGTAGAATGTCTTTTGAAAAATGATGCAAATCCGAATCTTAATAGAGGAATTGATAATATGACTGCTATAAAATATGCAGAAATGAATGGTGATGCAGCAAAAGTGAAATTACTCATAAAATATGGAGCTAAAAAATAA